The Opitutaceae bacterium genome includes a window with the following:
- a CDS encoding methyl-accepting chemotaxis protein, which produces MNAFLNHLAATCEEAAAGNLEARVSTQGCNPEEVRLANAINLLLDVSDAYVRESSAAMETCARGEYHRPIIERGLKGSYRLAAGTINRAVLKMRTDAERIEAFQNERAAVAAEISTSTEQLNQSINAMWKMAEDSRETSAAVATSAAETSNNIGAVAAACQELTSTTAEISNQARSSTTLVREVVQNSQNAHTVVKDLGEAARQISSITSVITKIARQTNLLALNATIEAARAGEHGRGFAVVAGEVKTLARETAAATEKIGHQLDRIQSTSSSVAQAIGRISDSIQKVDAASTVIASSVAEQVTATEEIAKHVSDVSRNTSEISSRIGNLAKGTEGLASITGNLKKSADALAGQTRMLTQSGA; this is translated from the coding sequence ATGAACGCTTTCCTAAATCATCTCGCCGCCACCTGCGAGGAGGCAGCCGCGGGCAACCTTGAGGCACGCGTCAGCACCCAGGGGTGCAATCCTGAGGAAGTGAGGCTGGCCAACGCCATCAATCTCCTGCTCGACGTTTCAGATGCCTATGTGCGCGAATCCTCTGCCGCGATGGAGACCTGTGCCCGCGGCGAGTATCACCGCCCAATCATCGAACGGGGCCTCAAGGGCTCCTACCGACTGGCCGCAGGAACCATCAATCGGGCGGTGCTGAAGATGCGAACGGACGCGGAGAGGATCGAAGCCTTCCAGAATGAACGCGCAGCCGTGGCTGCAGAGATCTCCACGAGCACCGAGCAGCTCAACCAATCCATAAACGCCATGTGGAAAATGGCTGAGGACTCGCGGGAAACGTCGGCGGCGGTGGCAACTTCCGCCGCCGAGACTTCCAACAACATCGGCGCCGTCGCTGCCGCATGCCAGGAGTTGACATCCACCACCGCTGAAATCTCCAACCAGGCTCGCTCGTCCACCACCCTTGTTCGGGAGGTTGTCCAAAATTCACAAAATGCCCACACGGTGGTGAAGGACCTGGGCGAGGCGGCGCGCCAGATTAGCTCGATAACCTCGGTGATCACCAAGATCGCGAGACAAACCAACTTGCTCGCCCTGAATGCCACGATCGAAGCGGCACGCGCCGGAGAACATGGGCGCGGATTCGCGGTGGTGGCGGGCGAGGTCAAGACTCTTGCACGCGAAACGGCCGCCGCGACCGAGAAGATCGGCCACCAGCTCGACCGGATTCAATCCACGTCCTCAAGTGTCGCCCAGGCGATCGGACGCATCTCCGACTCAATCCAGAAGGTAGACGCTGCCTCCACTGTGATCGCCAGCTCGGTCGCGGAGCAGGTCACCGCCACTGAGGAGATCGCCAAGCACGTCTCGGACGTCTCCCGCAATACCTCTGAGATTTCCAGCCGCATCGGCAACCTTGCCAAAGGCACCGAAGGGCTCGCCTCCATCACCGGCAACCTCAAGAAGTCGGCGGACGCCCTGGCAGGACAGACCCGTATGCTCACCCAGTCGGGCGCGTGA
- a CDS encoding PAS domain-containing protein, producing the protein MKSSKTAPTGREQVFGEDEIIVSKTDLRGVITYANDVFQRVSLYSESELLGQPHNLIRHPDMPATVFKLLWDTLQQRQEIFAYVLNLARDGSHYWVFAHVTPSYDPAGRHVGYHSSRRSPFRDALPKVQSLYDQLNAAERAHANKREGIAAGTELLNKALGQAKMTYSQFVFTLSSQTRLTQKP; encoded by the coding sequence ATGAAATCGTCCAAGACAGCGCCGACCGGGCGCGAGCAGGTTTTCGGCGAGGATGAGATCATCGTATCCAAGACCGACCTTCGCGGCGTGATCACCTACGCGAACGACGTCTTCCAGCGCGTGTCGCTCTACAGTGAATCCGAACTCCTGGGCCAACCACACAACCTGATCCGCCACCCGGACATGCCGGCAACGGTTTTCAAGCTGCTCTGGGACACCTTGCAGCAGCGCCAGGAGATCTTCGCCTATGTCCTTAACCTGGCGAGGGACGGTTCCCACTATTGGGTATTCGCGCACGTCACCCCAAGCTATGACCCAGCAGGTCGGCATGTCGGCTATCATTCCAGTCGGCGTTCCCCCTTTCGCGACGCCCTTCCCAAAGTCCAGAGCCTCTACGACCAACTGAATGCAGCCGAGCGCGCACATGCAAACAAACGCGAGGGCATCGCAGCGGGCACCGAGTTGCTCAACAAGGCGCTTGGTCAGGCGAAAATGACATACAGTCAGTTTGTCTTCACGCTGTCCTCGCAAACTCGCCTGACCCAGAAACCATGA
- a CDS encoding response regulator — protein sequence MSHVPTVLVVDDDARCRTLLQSLLQPDGYRVLTADNGQEAIAFALSHRPDMVLLDVMMPDMDGFEVCRLLRSDKSLAHLPIIFTTALDDKKSRLKGIEAGADDFVTKPIDLVELRARVKSVTRLNRFRLQAEERARFEQAVAGSPDGIAICDSRGRVHLSNTAFRRLFGANEPSSLQDAFLEQDWVRLRELLPSSTGPKPCSVPFEVRLRPPSERVLELTLACIPWEGSIAYQFAIRDITEKKALEAQLMRAQRIDLLGQLAGGIIHDVNNLLSTIAAHAALMAMEGAEGEDAKRLTAIETASYQGGGLLRQLLMFARGRDGEMAEFDPATHLFEFHAMVQKSLGTHVDVRIEMPSPVAPLVADANQVHQVLMNLCVNARDAMPQGGKITIRLAQVHVDSTRGACAVPALPEGDYLSYEVSDTGSGIPESARARLFEPFFTTKAPGKGTGLGLATVQRVLQRHRGGIEVESTAGVGTRFTCLIPLQPALVAATA from the coding sequence ATGAGCCATGTACCCACCGTCCTCGTCGTGGACGACGACGCTCGCTGCCGCACCCTGCTGCAAAGCCTGCTGCAGCCCGACGGCTACCGCGTGCTCACCGCAGACAACGGTCAGGAGGCCATTGCCTTCGCCCTTTCGCACCGTCCCGACATGGTGCTGCTGGATGTCATGATGCCCGATATGGATGGCTTCGAGGTATGCCGCCTGCTTCGCTCCGACAAATCCCTCGCGCATCTCCCGATAATCTTCACCACCGCACTGGACGATAAGAAATCCCGCCTCAAAGGGATCGAGGCGGGGGCGGATGATTTCGTAACGAAGCCCATCGACCTCGTTGAGCTTCGCGCGCGTGTGAAGTCCGTCACGCGCCTGAACCGGTTTCGCCTGCAGGCCGAGGAACGCGCACGCTTCGAGCAAGCCGTCGCCGGCTCACCCGACGGGATTGCAATCTGCGACTCGCGGGGACGGGTGCACCTGTCGAACACGGCGTTCCGCCGACTGTTTGGCGCCAACGAACCTTCCTCTTTGCAGGACGCATTCCTTGAACAGGACTGGGTGCGTCTGCGTGAGCTTCTGCCTTCTTCAACAGGACCCAAGCCGTGCTCGGTACCTTTCGAAGTCCGCCTCCGCCCCCCCTCCGAGCGTGTGCTGGAACTCACGCTCGCGTGCATCCCGTGGGAAGGGTCGATTGCCTACCAGTTCGCAATCCGCGACATCACGGAGAAGAAAGCTCTCGAGGCGCAGCTTATGCGCGCGCAGCGGATCGACCTCCTCGGCCAGCTGGCGGGCGGCATCATTCACGACGTCAATAACCTGCTGTCCACAATCGCCGCACATGCCGCACTGATGGCGATGGAAGGGGCCGAGGGCGAGGACGCGAAGCGACTCACTGCGATCGAAACGGCCTCCTATCAAGGAGGCGGACTTCTCCGACAACTGCTCATGTTCGCCAGGGGCCGGGATGGGGAGATGGCGGAATTTGATCCTGCCACCCACCTCTTTGAGTTTCACGCAATGGTGCAGAAATCGCTGGGGACCCACGTCGACGTCCGCATCGAGATGCCGTCTCCTGTCGCACCTCTCGTCGCCGATGCGAACCAGGTGCACCAGGTGCTCATGAACCTCTGCGTGAATGCACGCGATGCCATGCCGCAAGGCGGCAAGATCACCATCCGCCTGGCCCAAGTGCATGTCGACTCCACTAGGGGCGCCTGTGCAGTGCCTGCCCTGCCAGAGGGAGACTACCTGTCCTACGAGGTCAGTGACACAGGATCCGGGATACCGGAGTCAGCCCGGGCCCGACTCTTCGAACCCTTCTTCACGACCAAGGCTCCCGGCAAGGGCACGGGACTCGGCCTCGCCACCGTGCAGCGCGTCCTCCAGAGGCATCGCGGAGGCATCGAGGTGGAAAGCACCGCCGGTGTCGGCACTCGCTTCACCTGCCTGATCCCGCTGCAGCCAGCCCTGGTCGCTGCCACCGCCTGA
- a CDS encoding response regulator, giving the protein MRLLVVDDSKAMRTMICAYAGDLGYETNEAADGIDALEALERSQDYEAIMLDWDMPKMDGLTALKIIREDRRFDAIKIMMVTAQGSYENVAQALEAGANDYLMKPFDEQMFAEKMRILGLVV; this is encoded by the coding sequence ATGCGACTCCTCGTTGTTGATGACTCCAAAGCCATGCGTACCATGATCTGCGCGTATGCCGGAGACTTGGGTTACGAGACGAATGAAGCGGCGGACGGCATCGATGCACTCGAGGCGCTTGAGCGCAGCCAGGACTACGAGGCGATCATGCTCGATTGGGACATGCCGAAGATGGATGGCCTGACCGCGCTCAAGATCATCCGTGAAGACCGTCGGTTTGATGCCATCAAGATCATGATGGTGACCGCCCAGGGGTCTTATGAGAACGTAGCCCAGGCGCTGGAGGCGGGTGCGAACGACTACCTGATGAAGCCTTTCGACGAGCAGATGTTCGCGGAGAAGATGCGAATCCTAGGCTTGGTGGTCTGA
- a CDS encoding helix-turn-helix transcriptional regulator yields MREPTPLVSERTVSGRYFFHEIEPSTSGVIRPAFGGREVCDFRYEERRTTFPFYALEYVASGEGEVTLNGVGPVRLRPGMTFAHGPGIALHMKAHTPMIKYFLCLNGRGVRTALTQRLGLLATTRVRASHGDLQELFELLLREAVDASPQAATISRYLLEILLTKLEPGKMEGAHGTALRDRFLACKAFIDSEGRSCTDLKALAQATGNSIPSLHRLFRQHTGITPYRYLTQHKMNWAARELLKTDELVKQVAERVGFEDPLHFSRAFKRCLGLSPAAYRALHGATPWSSDHQA; encoded by the coding sequence ATGCGCGAGCCCACCCCTCTGGTTTCCGAACGCACCGTCTCGGGGCGTTACTTCTTCCACGAGATCGAGCCGAGCACCTCCGGGGTAATCCGGCCGGCGTTTGGAGGTCGCGAGGTTTGCGACTTTCGGTACGAAGAAAGGCGCACCACGTTTCCGTTCTATGCTCTTGAGTACGTCGCGAGTGGCGAAGGCGAAGTCACGCTCAATGGAGTGGGCCCTGTGCGCCTGCGTCCGGGGATGACTTTCGCCCACGGGCCAGGGATCGCGCTGCACATGAAGGCGCATACGCCAATGATCAAATACTTCCTCTGCCTCAATGGGCGCGGTGTGCGCACGGCCCTCACGCAGAGACTCGGCCTCCTCGCGACCACCCGGGTTCGGGCCTCCCATGGGGACCTTCAGGAACTGTTTGAATTGCTTCTTCGGGAGGCGGTTGACGCGTCACCGCAAGCTGCGACCATATCGAGGTACCTGCTTGAGATCCTGCTGACCAAGCTTGAGCCCGGGAAAATGGAAGGTGCGCATGGTACGGCCCTTCGCGACCGCTTTCTCGCCTGCAAGGCGTTCATTGACTCGGAGGGACGATCCTGCACCGACTTGAAGGCGCTCGCACAGGCAACCGGCAACTCAATCCCTTCGCTTCACCGTCTTTTCCGGCAACATACTGGCATTACACCCTACCGTTACCTGACGCAGCACAAGATGAACTGGGCGGCGCGGGAGCTGCTAAAGACCGACGAGCTTGTAAAGCAAGTGGCCGAGCGCGTGGGCTTCGAGGATCCCCTGCATTTTTCGCGGGCATTCAAACGCTGCCTCGGGCTCTCGCCCGCGGCCTACCGCGCGCTTCATGGCGCAACTCCTTGGTCGTCAGACCACCAAGCCTAG
- a CDS encoding fucose isomerase, with protein MEIALTHALADFGVGVRRVHAFDSARGHGFIGSQKEGIRVFAGVDPTLPLIVAESVWQYSHHILPGLISHRGPLLTVANWSGTWPGLVGMLNLNGSLTKAGVRYSTLWSEDFGADTFKALLKQWLESGFVTHEQGHVRPFDSASIPSEARDLGAAMANELRTHKSIMGVFDEGCMGMYNAIIPDELLFSLGVYKERLSQSALYYAATQVSETEAREIFEWLKAKGMKFHLGTDPENDLTEDQVLWQCRTYVAALRLADEFGCDTIGIQYQQGLKDLLPASDLVEGILNNSDRPPVQNNAGEVIRDGEPLLHFNEVDECSGLDALLTYRVHKALGQPVETTLHDLRWGDWDKSGTTREYVWVFLISGSAPPAHHIGGYAGTESFRQPSMYFRLGGGTVRGVARPGEVVWSRIFVERGSLHMDIGRAEAITLPAEETERRWQETTPQWPIMHAVTYGVTRDQMMARHKANHIQVAYANSAAAADQAMYAKASFAAALGIEVHFCGTRKGNASF; from the coding sequence ATGGAAATCGCTCTCACTCACGCGCTCGCGGATTTCGGTGTCGGAGTACGGCGGGTGCATGCGTTCGATTCTGCCCGCGGCCATGGCTTCATCGGCTCCCAAAAGGAGGGTATCCGTGTCTTTGCGGGTGTGGATCCAACGCTGCCGTTGATCGTTGCTGAGAGCGTCTGGCAGTATTCCCACCATATTCTTCCCGGGCTCATCTCGCATCGCGGACCCTTGCTCACGGTGGCGAATTGGAGCGGTACCTGGCCAGGCCTCGTGGGCATGCTCAATTTGAATGGCTCGCTCACCAAGGCGGGCGTTCGCTACTCCACGCTTTGGAGCGAGGATTTCGGGGCCGATACCTTCAAGGCGCTGCTGAAACAGTGGCTGGAGTCCGGCTTCGTCACCCACGAGCAAGGTCACGTTCGTCCGTTTGACTCTGCCTCGATTCCTTCTGAGGCGAGGGACTTGGGCGCCGCGATGGCCAACGAACTGCGCACACATAAGTCGATCATGGGGGTGTTCGACGAAGGCTGCATGGGTATGTACAATGCCATCATTCCGGACGAGTTGCTGTTTTCACTCGGTGTCTACAAGGAGCGACTCTCCCAATCCGCCTTGTACTATGCGGCAACCCAGGTGTCTGAAACGGAAGCCCGGGAGATTTTCGAATGGCTGAAGGCAAAGGGAATGAAGTTTCACCTCGGCACTGATCCCGAGAATGACCTCACCGAGGACCAAGTGCTCTGGCAGTGCAGGACCTATGTGGCCGCCCTTCGCTTGGCAGATGAGTTTGGGTGCGACACGATCGGAATTCAGTACCAGCAGGGTTTGAAAGACCTCTTGCCCGCGTCCGATTTGGTGGAGGGAATTCTCAACAACAGTGACCGCCCCCCGGTCCAAAACAATGCCGGGGAAGTGATACGGGACGGGGAGCCGCTGCTTCATTTCAACGAGGTCGACGAGTGTTCAGGCCTCGATGCCCTGCTCACATACCGCGTGCACAAGGCCCTGGGCCAGCCAGTCGAGACCACCTTGCACGACTTAAGGTGGGGAGACTGGGACAAGAGCGGGACAACGCGTGAATACGTATGGGTTTTCCTAATCTCGGGGAGCGCCCCGCCTGCGCACCACATCGGAGGTTACGCCGGCACGGAGTCATTCCGGCAGCCTTCGATGTACTTTCGCCTCGGGGGAGGCACGGTGCGAGGCGTGGCGCGCCCCGGCGAAGTGGTCTGGAGCCGGATCTTTGTCGAGCGTGGTTCCCTTCACATGGACATCGGGCGCGCCGAAGCGATCACCCTTCCGGCTGAAGAAACTGAACGGCGTTGGCAGGAGACGACGCCGCAGTGGCCGATTATGCATGCGGTGACTTATGGAGTCACGCGCGACCAGATGATGGCACGCCACAAGGCCAATCACATCCAAGTCGCTTACGCGAACTCTGCCGCGGCAGCCGATCAGGCCATGTACGCCAAGGCTTCTTTCGCCGCGGCCTTGGGAATCGAAGTCCACTTCTGTGGCACGCGCAAAGGCAATGCCTCTTTCTGA
- a CDS encoding class II aldolase/adducin family protein: MSTTATDQLISLSHNLGQESRRLAILGEGNASIRVDQDTFVVKASGSSLASLDAAGMVECRFEPLLKFMDEGGSCPTAADEVLFGSRTNEKARKPSVEALFHAWLLTLPGVNCVGHTHPVSVNQVLCSPLAGAFATRRLFPDEIVCCGVESVLVDYTDPGLELARAIRRGVEGYREKRGGSLPRLILLRNHGLIALGSAPSAVLVATLMAEKAAAIFVGAAALGGPTFLTDEEVSQIAGRADEHYRQRALGL; encoded by the coding sequence ATGTCCACAACCGCCACTGACCAACTGATCTCGTTGTCCCATAACCTTGGCCAAGAGAGCCGCCGGCTTGCGATTCTTGGCGAGGGCAATGCCTCAATCCGCGTCGACCAGGACACGTTCGTGGTGAAGGCGAGCGGGTCGTCGCTTGCCAGCCTCGATGCTGCAGGAATGGTGGAATGTCGGTTCGAGCCGCTCCTGAAATTCATGGACGAGGGTGGTTCCTGCCCGACGGCGGCGGATGAAGTATTGTTTGGGTCGCGGACAAACGAGAAGGCGCGAAAGCCGTCGGTCGAAGCCCTCTTTCACGCCTGGCTGCTGACACTCCCCGGAGTCAACTGCGTCGGGCACACGCATCCTGTGAGCGTGAACCAGGTGCTTTGTTCGCCGCTGGCCGGGGCCTTCGCCACCCGGCGACTCTTTCCCGACGAGATCGTTTGTTGTGGCGTGGAGTCGGTGCTCGTCGACTACACGGATCCCGGGTTGGAGCTTGCGCGTGCCATTCGACGGGGAGTTGAGGGCTATCGTGAGAAGCGAGGCGGATCACTCCCGCGGCTCATCCTTCTCCGGAACCACGGGCTGATCGCCCTTGGTTCCGCTCCCTCGGCGGTCTTGGTGGCCACCTTGATGGCGGAGAAGGCCGCGGCAATTTTTGTAGGTGCAGCGGCACTTGGTGGACCGACGTTCCTCACCGATGAGGAGGTGAGCCAGATCGCTGGACGCGCTGACGAGCATTATCGCCAGCGCGCGCTTGGTCTCTGA
- a CDS encoding FGGY family carbohydrate kinase, whose product MNPVISAAVDLGASSGRVLVGTCDGLSFVLDEVHRFTNESQRLGTHDYWEIAGLWNQVLKGLREAKKRYPGLASIGVDTWGVDHVLLDRKGRLVAPCHAYRDERTGPALQKLAKAKSQMRALYQETGIPNLFYNTSLQLAEWVSAHGEAAPLVARCLLLPDYFNFLLSGRMANEVSIASTSQLLSVREMRWSWKALHHFKVPPRWFRSPVRAGRVLGQVLPGLELGDARLVVAPGHDTACAFAAMPACETGGDLYLSCGTWSLLGFESSLPFVGPEALDAGISNERMGDGRFRPVASVIGLWILEKALRELDERPGGAAEWETLLGAASALPAPPGLLDVADPMFVNPDSMVRAIRQHLRSRQLLMPEDLPSLVRLICDSLAAEHARAMRRFEAITRSPFKRILMVGGGAKNRLLCEATARACGVPLHAFELEGSALGNLGCQWVSLGVFATQAEFRKLVARQVTPRVYLPDA is encoded by the coding sequence ATGAATCCAGTCATCAGCGCGGCGGTCGACCTGGGGGCCTCAAGCGGCCGGGTCCTCGTGGGAACTTGCGACGGTCTGTCCTTTGTTCTCGATGAGGTGCACCGATTCACAAACGAGAGTCAGCGCCTTGGAACGCATGATTATTGGGAAATAGCCGGACTTTGGAACCAGGTGTTGAAGGGGTTGCGGGAGGCGAAGAAACGATACCCAGGGCTTGCCTCAATCGGCGTGGACACCTGGGGTGTCGATCACGTGCTACTGGACAGGAAGGGGCGCCTCGTGGCGCCATGCCATGCCTACCGTGACGAGCGAACCGGCCCGGCCTTGCAGAAACTGGCGAAGGCCAAGTCCCAGATGCGTGCCCTTTATCAGGAGACGGGTATCCCAAATTTGTTTTACAACACGAGTCTTCAGCTTGCCGAATGGGTGTCGGCCCACGGGGAGGCTGCTCCCCTGGTGGCGCGTTGCCTGCTTCTCCCGGATTATTTCAATTTCCTGTTATCCGGCCGGATGGCGAACGAGGTTTCGATAGCGAGCACGAGCCAGTTGCTTTCCGTCCGTGAGATGAGGTGGTCGTGGAAGGCCCTGCATCACTTCAAGGTGCCACCCCGCTGGTTCCGAAGTCCTGTTCGCGCCGGGCGCGTGTTGGGGCAGGTGCTTCCCGGACTGGAGCTGGGGGACGCCCGTTTGGTGGTCGCGCCGGGTCACGACACTGCCTGTGCTTTCGCTGCGATGCCTGCCTGTGAGACGGGTGGCGACCTGTACCTGAGTTGCGGCACCTGGTCGTTGCTCGGCTTCGAGAGCAGTCTCCCGTTTGTCGGGCCAGAGGCGCTCGACGCCGGGATCTCGAATGAACGCATGGGAGACGGGCGCTTCCGGCCGGTCGCCTCTGTAATTGGATTGTGGATACTTGAGAAGGCGCTGCGCGAACTCGACGAGCGTCCAGGAGGCGCTGCCGAATGGGAGACTCTTCTAGGCGCCGCCTCCGCCTTGCCCGCACCTCCGGGCCTGCTGGACGTCGCGGATCCGATGTTTGTGAATCCCGATTCGATGGTGCGCGCCATTCGCCAGCACCTCCGCAGCAGGCAGCTGTTGATGCCGGAGGATTTACCCAGTCTTGTTCGGTTGATCTGCGACTCCCTGGCCGCGGAGCATGCGCGGGCCATGAGACGCTTCGAGGCAATCACTCGATCACCGTTCAAACGGATTCTCATGGTGGGTGGGGGAGCGAAGAACCGTCTTCTGTGCGAGGCGACGGCCCGGGCCTGCGGGGTCCCGCTGCATGCGTTCGAGCTCGAAGGATCCGCCCTGGGTAATCTGGGGTGCCAATGGGTCTCATTGGGGGTCTTTGCGACGCAAGCCGAGTTTCGGAAGCTCGTTGCCCGTCAGGTGACTCCGCGGGTTTACCTGCCCGATGCATGA
- a CDS encoding DEAD/DEAH box helicase has product MLRLILPPNLAASAPRDAVAMKIELDLRSAPPADLVPTLAVLQRLCGSGTPPPFVQLTRAQLGELVQAAKGKPVFFWANEPKVPLLWIGSHLRGVSDHLRDASPTASSSQPREAGGSPLVQSPTPPASRQIEVPRSRGIATPSTTIRPRFQATGLAPSGNNRTAAPQPLQVDGSENFLSVQLPSREHSTYAAALEWVKANGFILEPSNRKWWLRDRHKVLNLLANERSRLDRDFRAEFTENFERNTAHFKLAEIECQAEQQSDGFSLTLGLSAGRVSEEKLLQAAAAGRGYVEEGKQVYLLPPEKLAILARAQRALAGHPGAPVVPRRTHRISFARLAEAEEVLAEVAPHFQPPEQWRARSEALRNLTKLVPAPVTQEFEAHLRPYQKLGVAWLWHLSRHGLGGILADEMGLGKTIQAIGLLLATHGVPDRLRRPSLVVCPASLVENWLRELARFAPALRVARHHGASRWSPSAGGETEVVITSYGMLAREREVFADHDFRCLICDEAQHAKNRRTLNAQSLRSLHAESRVMLTGTPIENSVDDLRSLFDILMPGLIDALPPGTRGEDKTWFDERMRAKTAPYLLRRTKQAVAPELPPKIEQVLYCEMSAAQARLYREVQESSERALLDLEASGASEGALRLATLTQLLRLRQVCCDPRLLPDSLNATKGADSAKLELFRELIAEAIDDGHRVLVFSQFTSLLGLLREELDSQEIRHCYLDGSMSPPARQAQVDAFQASEAIPLFLISLKAGGTGLNLTGADTVIHMDPWWNPAVEAQATDRAHRIGQTRAVTSYKLICSGSVEEKVLQLQETKRTLLADVFEASDAASAKLSLGDLKALLA; this is encoded by the coding sequence ATGCTCCGCCTGATCCTGCCACCCAACCTTGCTGCTTCAGCACCTCGGGATGCTGTTGCCATGAAGATTGAGCTGGATCTTCGCAGTGCACCACCGGCGGACCTCGTTCCGACCCTGGCTGTTCTCCAACGTCTCTGTGGGAGTGGGACGCCTCCGCCATTTGTGCAACTGACGCGCGCCCAGCTCGGCGAATTGGTGCAGGCAGCAAAAGGGAAGCCGGTCTTTTTCTGGGCGAATGAGCCCAAGGTTCCGTTGCTCTGGATCGGGTCCCACTTGCGGGGGGTGTCGGACCACTTGCGCGACGCCTCGCCAACCGCGTCTTCCTCCCAGCCCCGTGAAGCAGGTGGCAGCCCCCTAGTTCAGTCACCGACTCCGCCTGCTTCTCGCCAGATCGAAGTGCCGCGCAGCCGAGGTATTGCCACTCCGTCAACTACGATTCGACCGCGCTTCCAGGCAACAGGCCTTGCCCCTTCCGGAAACAACCGCACCGCCGCGCCCCAGCCTCTCCAGGTCGACGGCTCCGAGAACTTCCTTTCCGTTCAGCTGCCTTCGCGGGAGCATAGCACCTATGCCGCAGCGTTGGAATGGGTGAAGGCCAACGGCTTCATCCTTGAACCGTCAAACCGCAAGTGGTGGCTGAGGGACAGGCACAAGGTGCTTAACCTGCTGGCCAATGAACGGAGCCGCCTCGATCGGGATTTCCGCGCCGAATTCACCGAGAATTTCGAGCGCAACACCGCCCATTTCAAGCTGGCGGAGATCGAGTGTCAGGCGGAGCAGCAAAGCGACGGATTCTCCCTTACGCTCGGGCTTTCCGCTGGCAGGGTGTCCGAGGAGAAGCTGCTCCAGGCTGCGGCCGCCGGCCGTGGTTACGTGGAGGAGGGCAAGCAAGTCTACCTCCTCCCTCCCGAAAAGCTCGCTATTCTGGCACGTGCACAGCGCGCGCTCGCCGGGCATCCCGGCGCGCCCGTTGTTCCCAGGAGGACGCATCGGATCAGTTTTGCACGCCTGGCGGAGGCCGAGGAGGTCCTGGCTGAGGTCGCACCTCACTTCCAACCACCGGAACAGTGGCGAGCCCGGAGCGAAGCGCTGCGCAACCTCACCAAACTCGTTCCCGCCCCGGTGACTCAGGAATTCGAGGCGCACCTCCGGCCCTACCAGAAACTGGGCGTGGCTTGGCTCTGGCACCTCAGTCGACACGGACTGGGCGGAATCCTGGCCGACGAGATGGGCCTGGGTAAGACCATCCAGGCCATTGGCCTCCTGCTCGCCACCCACGGTGTCCCGGACCGGCTCAGGCGTCCCAGCCTTGTCGTGTGCCCCGCCTCGCTTGTGGAAAATTGGCTGCGCGAGCTGGCTCGATTCGCGCCCGCCCTACGAGTGGCCCGGCACCACGGCGCGAGTCGATGGTCTCCATCTGCAGGGGGCGAAACGGAGGTCGTGATCACGTCCTACGGAATGCTCGCTCGCGAGCGAGAGGTGTTTGCGGACCACGATTTTCGCTGCCTCATCTGCGATGAGGCCCAGCACGCCAAGAACCGGAGAACCCTGAATGCGCAGTCGCTTCGCTCCCTGCATGCGGAGTCCCGCGTGATGCTCACGGGCACGCCCATCGAGAACTCGGTCGATGACCTGAGGTCGTTGTTCGATATCTTGATGCCCGGCCTCATCGACGCACTTCCCCCTGGTACCCGAGGCGAGGACAAGACCTGGTTCGACGAGCGCATGCGGGCCAAGACTGCGCCCTACCTCCTGCGCCGAACCAAGCAAGCTGTGGCTCCCGAGCTACCACCCAAGATCGAGCAGGTGCTTTATTGCGAAATGTCCGCCGCACAGGCACGCCTTTACCGCGAGGTTCAGGAGTCGAGTGAGCGGGCCTTGCTCGACCTCGAGGCAAGCGGCGCATCCGAAGGGGCCCTCCGTCTCGCCACTTTGACCCAGCTCCTGCGTTTGCGCCAGGTGTGCTGCGACCCTCGCCTACTCCCTGACTCACTGAATGCAACCAAAGGCGCAGACTCCGCAAAACTCGAACTCTTCCGCGAGTTGATCGCCGAGGCAATCGACGACGGCCACCGGGTACTGGTGTTTTCGCAGTTCACGAGCCTGTTGGGTCTGCTGCGAGAGGAACTCGACAGCCAGGAAATACGCCATTGCTACCTCGACGGCTCCATGAGCCCGCCCGCCCGACAGGCGCAAGTCGATGCGTTCCAAGCGAGCGAAGCGATTCCCCTCTTCCTGATTTCTCTCAAGGCCGGAGGCACCGGCCTGAACCTGACCGGCGCGGACACGGTCATTCACATGGACCCCTGGTGGAACCCCGCTGTTGAGGCGCAGGCCACGGATCGTGCCCACCGAATCGGGCAAACGCGCGCCGTGACAAGCTACAAGCTCATTTGCTCGGGTTCGGTTGAGGAGAAGGTGCTCCAGCTCCAGGAGACGAAACGCACCCTTCTGGCCGACGTCTTTGAGGCCAGTGACGCTGCCTCTGCGAAGCTTAGCCTCGGAGATTTGAAGGCCCTCCTTGCCTAA